The following proteins are co-located in the Fretibacterium sp. OH1220_COT-178 genome:
- a CDS encoding adenosylcobinamide amidohydrolase: protein MRIWSSPCGDEAHHYNKSVVLTFSGPRRVLSTSPFNGGLRDDLEQVFNHCCNPGEGMACFMRAPTYAEHLALVAEDLGLDPVRCAGLSTAASMERMAVRTGRWGSATATAFVTAGLEVNGGRVGDPASWDEERSLAAHPTGTINILLHVDCDLSEGALTRGLITCTEAKAAALQELAVSSRYSRGLATGSGTDGAVLVAVSDAPLRLTDTGNHSKLGETIGRVVMDAVKEALRLQTGLCPEMQHDVLRRMDRFGVTEDSLWARYRGRPDPLDRPHFSDVLHGLSRRGELVATLSLCVHLMDQALWGLLSPQDAWEAARAPLAALGFGVGERPLPADAEALVTSLTDVCCEGLLDRVERDRN from the coding sequence ATGAGGATCTGGAGCTCCCCCTGCGGGGACGAGGCGCATCACTACAACAAATCCGTGGTCCTGACCTTTTCGGGGCCGCGCAGGGTGCTGAGCACCTCGCCCTTCAACGGAGGGCTTCGGGACGACCTGGAGCAGGTCTTCAACCATTGCTGCAATCCGGGAGAGGGCATGGCCTGCTTCATGAGGGCGCCGACCTACGCGGAACACCTCGCCCTTGTGGCGGAGGATCTCGGGCTCGATCCGGTCCGCTGCGCTGGATTGTCCACGGCGGCGTCCATGGAGAGGATGGCCGTGAGGACGGGGCGTTGGGGTTCCGCCACGGCGACCGCTTTTGTTACGGCCGGTCTGGAGGTCAACGGCGGCCGCGTCGGGGACCCCGCCTCGTGGGACGAGGAGCGTTCCCTCGCCGCGCATCCGACGGGAACCATAAACATCCTGCTGCACGTCGACTGCGACCTGAGCGAGGGGGCCCTGACCCGGGGGCTGATCACCTGCACGGAGGCCAAGGCGGCGGCGCTTCAGGAGCTGGCGGTCTCGAGCCGCTACTCCCGCGGGCTGGCCACGGGATCGGGAACCGACGGCGCGGTCCTCGTCGCCGTTTCCGACGCTCCGCTGCGTCTCACCGACACGGGCAACCACAGCAAGCTGGGCGAGACGATCGGCCGTGTCGTCATGGACGCGGTGAAGGAGGCCCTGAGGCTTCAGACGGGCCTGTGCCCGGAGATGCAGCACGACGTGCTGCGCCGTATGGATCGCTTCGGCGTCACCGAGGACTCCCTGTGGGCACGTTACCGCGGACGGCCGGACCCGCTGGACCGTCCGCATTTCTCCGATGTCCTGCACGGCCTGTCGCGCCGGGGCGAACTGGTGGCGACCCTGTCCCTGTGCGTTCACCTCATGGACCAGGCGCTCTGGGGGCTCCTGTCGCCGCAGGATGCCTGGGAGGCCGCCCGGGCTCCTTTGGCCGCGCTGGGGTTCGGGGTGGGCGAGCGGCCGCTTCCTGCGGATGCGGAGGCCCTCGTCACGTCGTTGACCGACGTCTGCTGCGAGGGGCTGCTGGATCGTGTGGAGCGGGACCGGAAT